A DNA window from Malus domestica chromosome 12, GDT2T_hap1 contains the following coding sequences:
- the LOC114820170 gene encoding pentatricopeptide repeat-containing protein At2g41720: MATVSRPPFFNPTRPKNQIVCGKPNNGDSSAFQEKKQVSVDYDHGTHHVSTRITGLTKQHIPKRHRLRVETERFQKDWAVSDVVDRLYKLRHWEDIEGLLNQWVGRFARKNFPVLIKEMTERGSVEHCVRVFGWMKNQKNYCARTDMYNMMIRLHARHNLVDKARGLFFEMQEWRCKPDAESYNALINAHGRAGQWRWAMNLMDDMLRAAIPPSRSTYNNLINACGSSGNWREALKVCKKMTDNGVGPDLVTHNIVLSAYKTGAQYSKALSYFELMKGTNIRPDTTTLNIVIYCLVKLGQYGKAIDIFSSMRDKRAECRPDIVTFTSIIHLYSMSGQIENCTAVFSTILAEGLKPNIVSYNALLGAYASHGMSAEALSVFNEIKKSSFRPDVVSYTSLLNSYGRSQQPQKARAVFDMMKRNNLKPNLVSYNALINAYGSNGLLAEAVEVLREMERDGIHPNIVSICTLLAACGQCGQKVKIDAVLSAAKLRGIELNTIAFNSAIGSYMNLGEHEKAINLYQSMRKKKVKPDSVTYTVLISGCCKISKHSEAITFFDEMVDLKILVSKEVYSSVISAYSKMGQLTEAESIFNLMKTAGCAPDVVTYTTMLHAYSAAENWEKACVLFQEMETNGIQLDVIACSALMRAFNKGGNPSRVLILAEIMREKEIPFSDAIFFEMVSACSLLQDWRTTMELIKLIEPSLPGVSIGLVNQLLRILGRSGKIETMMKLFYKIVASSGDINFDTYSILLKNLLSVGNWRKYFEVLQWMVDAGIRPSSQMYLDISSFAHKSAGAEYATLIKERIELLKRKSGYQDLTSEPCDTHSTSSLISRTKEENHRLLESTMAGTYAVAEYHL, encoded by the exons ATGGCCACCGTATCCCGGCCACCGTTTTTCAACCCGACCCGCCCCAAGAACCAAATTGTCTGCGGAAAACCCAACAACGGCGACTCCTCCGCCTTCCAAGAGAAGAAGCAGGTCTCCGTGGACTACGACCACGGCACTCACCACGTCTCCACCCGAATCACCGGCCTCACCAAACAACACATCCCCAAACGCCATCGTTTACGAGTCGAAACCGAGCGTTTCCAGAAGGACTGGGCCGTCTCCGACGTCGTCGACCGCCTCTACAAGCTCCGCCACTGGGAGGACATCGAGGGCTTACTCAATCAATGGGTCGGGCGCTTTGCTCGTAAGAACTTCCCTGTTCTCATCAAG GAAATGACAGAGAGGGGTTCGGTGGAACACTGTGTGCGAGTGTTCGGGTGGATGAAGAACCAGAAGAACTATTGTGCTCGCACTGACATGTATAATATGATGATCAGATTGCACGCTCGGCATAATCTTGTCGATAAAGCTCGCGGCTTGTTTTTCGAAATGCAAGAGTGGAG GTGCAAGCCTGATGCTGAGTCCTACAATGCTCTTATCAATGCACATGGTCGAGCAGGTCAATGGCGTTGGGCCATGAATCTTATGGATGACATGTTGCGTGCAGCT ATCCCTCCTAGTAGATCAACATATAACAACTTGATCAATGCTTGTGGATCTAGTGGAAATTGGAGGGAAGCTTTGAAAGTATGCAAGAAAATGACAGATAATGGAGTTGGGCCTGATCTTGTGACTCACAATATTGTTTTATCTGCATACAAAACTGGGGCTCAGTATTCAAAGGCTTTATCTTATTTTGAACTTATGAAGGGAACTAATATCCGTCCAGACACAACCACCCTTAATATTGTTATATATTGCCTTGTAAAGCTTGGACAATATGGGAAAGCCATTGATATTTTCAGCTCTATGAGAGATAAGAGAGCTGAATGCCGTCCTGACATTGTGACATTCACCAGCATCATTCATCTGTATTCTATGTCCGGGCAGATAGAAAATTGTACAGCTGTATTCAGTACAATACTTGCAGAAGGCCTAAAACCTAACATTGTTTCATACAATGCACTATTGGGTGCATATGCTTCACATGGGATGAGCGCAGAGGCATTGTCAGTTTTTAATGAGATAAAGAAAAGTAGTTTCCGGCCAGATGTTGTGTCGTATACATCCCTACTCAATTCATACGGAAGATCACAACAACCTCAAAAGGCCAGGGCAGTTTTTGACATGATGAAGAGAAACAACTTGAAGCCAAATCTTGTGAGCTATAACGCACTGATTAATGCCTATGGATCTAATGGTTTATTAGCTGAAGCGGTAGAAGTCTTGCGTGAGATGGAGCGAGATGGAATTCATCCAAACATTGTCTCAATATGTACACTTTTGGCAGCTTGTGGACAATGCGGTCAGAAGGTGAAAATTGATGCCGTGCTTTCAGCAGCGAAGCTGCGAGGCATTGAATTGAACACAATTGCATTTAATTCAGCTATTGGAAGCTATATGAATTTGGGAGAACATGAGAAAGCTATAAACTTGTATCAATCTATGAGAAAGAAGAAAGTTAAACCGGATTCTGTTACATACACTGTGTTGATAAGTGGCTGTTGTAAGATTTCAAAACACAGTGAGGCAATAACATTTTTTGATGAAATGGTGGATTTGAAAATTCTTGTTTCCAAAGAGGTCTACTCATCTGTGATCTCTGCCTACAGCAAGATG GGCCAACTTACAGAAGCAGAATCTATATTCAACTTGATGAAAACGGCTGGTTGTGCTCCTGATGTagttacatatactacaatgcTGCATGCGTATAGTGCTGCTG AGAATTGGGAAAAGGCTTGTGTTCTATTCCAAGAAATGGAAACTAATGGCATCCAACTAGATGTCATTGCATGCTCAGCTTTAATGAGAGCTTTTAACAAAGGAGGCAACCCATCCAGGGTTCTTATTCTGGCTGAAATCATGCGAGAAAAAGAAATTCCTTTCAGTGATGCCATTTTCTTTGAAATGGTATCAGCCTGTAGCTT ATTACAAGATTGGAGAACAACAATGGAATTGATTAAGTTGATTGAGCCCTCACTACCTGGAGTTTCAATTGGACTTGTGAATCAACTTCTGCGTATTCTTGGAAGAAGTGGAAAGATTGAAACTATGATGAAG TTATTCTACAAGATAGTGGCATCCAGTGGTGATATCAATTTTGATACTTATTCAATTTTGTTGAAGAATCTCCTGTCTGTCGGAAATTGGAGAAAATATTTTGAG GTACTACAATGGATGGTGGATGCTGGAATTCGACCGTCAAGCCAAATGTACCTTGATATATCATCTTTTGCACACAAAAGCGCTGGAGCTGAATATGCTACTCTTATAAAAGAAAGAATTG aacttttaaaaagaaaatctggGTACCAAGATTTGACAAGCGAGCCCTGCGATACACATTCCACCTCTTCGCTGATAAGTAGAACGAAGGAAGAGAACCACAGGCTGCTGGAGTCAACAATGGCTGGTACATATGCAGTTGCCGAGTACCATCTGTAA